From the genome of Zalophus californianus isolate mZalCal1 chromosome 5, mZalCal1.pri.v2, whole genome shotgun sequence:
TGTAAAGTGCTTTGAAATGTCAGCctgagaggaagaaaacaggaagaggtggagggaagcagaaaaaaaagtgCAGGGAGAGAGTCTGGGCTCCAGGAATGAGAAACTTCCTCTAGCGCAGGAGAGAAAGGCAGTGTGAGAATGGACAGGAACAGAGCAGAAGGGGCGGGTCCGCTCAGCACCGGGCTCCTCTCTTCCCCAGGAGCCTCATGGCTGCCTTAGCTTTCTCTGTGTGACCCTGAGACTCATGCCCCCTCTTCACCAGGAGCCCCAGCAGGGCGGGGATGCCACCTGCCTTTCTGTCGTTTCCACCCGGTGGCCCGCTGCACGCCTGTCCTGGAAGGTGCTCAGGAGATGTCTgctgggggggcaggaggaggagagaaggctcACGTGGGCATGAACACACACTCACAGGTAAGCACGGCAGCTGGCAGGGCTCTGTTCTGAATCTAGAAGGTGCTCCCGTTTGCTGAAGGTTCATGTAAGCATGGCAGCGAGAAGGACTCCATTCTGAATTTTCTTCATGGTCCATAGCAAGAGACAGGGAGCATCAGGCCTTTGGGCCTCCCTCCTCTCAATACCTGGGAGCTCAGAGGTCCAGAGGAACTGACTCTGGATTCTAGGAACTTCTGCATCATGCATCTATCTCCCTGGGGTAAGGATTTGTAGTCGTTTTAACTTAGggtgaaatacacatttttaagcaCATACCTAAGGACagatcccactttttttttttctcggttcaagtttaatagaaacaaaagacaaaacgtGATGCCCTGCTACTGTACATACAGTTGGCCTGCCCCATAACAGCTCAGGCCCTTCTCTCCAGAAAAGAAAGGCTGGCTTCCCCAACCCCTGCAGAAAAGGCCTGTCCTGTCCCCATACCACATCTGCACAGTCTAAAGTCTTATGTTCTCAGCATGACAATAATAcaagagagattttgttttcatggccacccactgcagcccagccctAAAATGACCGGGCGCTCACTTCTGCTTAGAGAAGTATTCTTTGCTCTTCTGGACATCAGGCTTGATGGTATCACTGCCAGGCTTCCAGCCAGCTGGGCACAGTTCCCCATGCTTGTCAGTAAACTGGAAGGCCTGAACCAGTCGCCGAGTCTCATCCACAGAGCGGCCTACAGGAAGGTCATTTACCGTGATCTGCCTAAGGATACCTTTGTCATCAATGATAAAGAGGCCCCTGAAGGAGATGCCTTCATCAGCCTTTAAGACCCCATAGTCCTGAGCAATGGTACGCTTGGGGTCTGATACCAAGGGAATGTTCAGGGGTCCCAATCCTCCTTGGTTCTTGGGTGTGTTGATCCACGCCAGGTGACAGAAGTGAGAATCCACAGAAGCACCAATCACTTGACAGttgagtttcttaaattcttctgccCTGTCACTGAAAGCAATGATCTCCGTGGGGCACACAAAGGTGAAGTCAAGAGGGTAAAAGAAGAACacaatgtattttcctttgtagtcagATAGGCTGAGATCTTTGAACTGGCCATCTGGCATAACAGCCGTGGCTATGAAGTTGGGGGCAGGATGCCCAATTTTGGCATTTCCCGAAGACATCTTGCTATCAGCGGCTCTGAGAGCAAAAAGGCCGAAAACAAGGCAGGAAGAAGACGCCCAGATCCCACTTTTAAAAAGCATCTGAAGCAGATATAATTCAGGGGGCcttttgaaagaaaaggaatacaaaatTCCAGGTACAAAATCAAgcatgaaaagaaatatttatttagatttagaaATCACTACGAACTTCCAATGTAAAAAAATCTGATAGAAACTACGTATCTAGTCAAGTGAAGAAAGACAAGGGAGCACTTGTGTTAATCAACTGCCTCACACACATCTTGAAGAGTTTCCCACATGTCCTGTTGGCGGGCAGTTTGGCTGTATGATAACGCTTTTGTAATATCTTTCCCCATTGGGAGGACAGAAAATAATTGTTAATCGAGGCTGATTTATCTTTATCAATAACACCTTGTTATATGGAATCACGTGTAAAATGTTAggatctctccattttttttcaaaaatgtctacAATTTCTAAAGGGTCCACATTTTGGAACGCCTCTATCAACTTCCATGTACGGGCAAGCGGAGACCCCAGATGATTACTTACACAGACCAAATCGTTCTCCTCCACTGCTGGCCGACCTCAGGGGCTATGCCCAGCAGGACGGCGCTCCAGCCCTCACCCCTCTGTCGGCACGTGGAGGACACGACAGAGGGAGGTGACTGCCAGCCACATACACGCATGTTCCCTAAGTCCGAAGTACATGTATTCCCCAGCTCAGTCTCCCCATGGAATCCCCCAGCAACGCCCGTAGCCAATCCAGCACCACCTGAGAGAAGTGGAAatgtgatggagagagagagagagagagagagagagagagagaatcagaatggaaagagaaaggagtctCAGCGTCAGTGGAATCACTGATCCGACCACATTTTAGCGGACCACGCAGCTGCAGACCGGGGAGGCCCCTGACACGCATGCGCGCTGACATCCTGAGCCTCCACCTGCCCCCGTCCTCTCCCCCTTCCACCCCTACTCCACCCGCAGCTAGGTGTGAAGTCTGGGCTGGATACTGGGAAGGCAGAGTGGGTGAAGACAACTGTACATGTAGCTCCCTTCCAAAGCACCAGGACCCCTGGTGACAGGGGCAAAAGGCCTGGACACATGAATTGTTCAACAAATATGTCATTGCTATTATTGCTTTTATTACAAATgggagaataaaatgaataatatataaagaattttactGAACACTCTTTGTGGCAACTGGGATGTTgtacagttaaaaagaaaaaaaaaaaaaaagaaaatcccatggCCTCGGAAGAGGGGAAATGTGCTTTCAAACTAAGTGTTTGAATATCAGAACAGATAGGTGTCCATCATGGGGAACTAGTGGATCAGTTAGGTCAGGTGCATATTTGGGGGACTATCTGAGAGTTCTACAACACATAAATAAGTTATGATTATCCAGTGTAGAGGTGCCCGTGGGAAGGGAAATGTTTAGAGTCTCGACTGTTCTGTGGAATACAGAATAAGCTGTTAGAACGGAGCTGCTCTCTGTCCTCACATCATGACAGAAAGACTTGTTCAAACACATACTATTCTTATAGCTCTTAGGAAGGAAGGCTTTCTGTATATCGAAGGTAATATTCTCCTTTAGTATGTATTATTTAAACAAAGAGCGTGTGATGCTTTAACTTGTTCAAGAATTACAGAAAAGATAGGGTTTCTGTGGTCAGGGTCAGGAGCTAAGGTTGCTGATTGTCTTGGGCTGTCAGCTCTTGACataatcagagaaagaagaaggttttttaaaagacaggTGGTTTGCCTGCTCCTGCTTCTAATCTCCTTTTCTATTGCCAAAAGAGATGAGGATGGAAAGCCCCGAGGtcaggtaaaacaaaacaaaacaaaaccaaacacaaaaaaactaaaatccaGCCTTCAAACTTCCCTTCAGAAAATGGGGACCAAGGTCCTCATCACCCCACCTAATTGCTTGAGAAGATGACAGAAATATCTGCCAATGAAACCATATTTTATGGTCAGTCTGTACGAACTCTTATTTGATCTTTTAGTTTGATTTTTCACTGTTCCATATTTTCAAAAGTTCCCAGAAATCAGGATTGGGAAAGCCGGTAAACGGTGCTTAAGTTCAGACAGCATGGGTCCTGGAATTTACCAGCAGGGTCTTACTGGGATGGAGGGGGCCACAAGGAAGGGGCAAGTTGGGAAAAGATAAAGTCTGCTGGAATGAAAAGGTGCACAGTTCACTCCCAGCCAGACTGAAACCATTCGGTGGGATTTTCCTTGCACGCACGAACATATGGACAAAGTTGCCTTTTCCAAATTCCGGTGTTTGAGAGcagtgaagaaagaaaatctcttagaaaacaaaagtaaaagtaaacatGCGTTTTTAGTTGTTGTGGTTCAGTCCAAAGGAGATCCACCAGCAAAAGAATCCAGTCTGGAACTTTCTGATGGGCCAAGActgaagcgggggtgggggggctcacTGCACTGATGCCGtcgcgtcccccccccccccccaggccccagggacagAGCCGGGTCCAGATGCAGCAGCAGCTTCAGGCAGCAGGATCCAGTGGTAGAGCCTTTGACAAACGGCCAGACCTGGGAGATGAGATTTCTTTAGAAGGAGAATGAGAGCATCCACTGTCCAGGTGTTGGGGTTAGTATAGGAACGCGGTAAAATCCATGATCTTGTGTCTAGAAAGGGCTCAGTGATTCTTCTAAAAGGAACATGGAACAGGGATAACACTTTGGAAATAACTTAGTTTGCAACTCTCCTCCCAGTTATCCTgttgtgcttttttctttcttttttttcctcgtCATCTATGCTCTTTGAACTAAGACAGGGCTGTGAGTCCCGTGGCCCCAGGCATGTGCAAACAGCAAGAAGCCAGAAGAGGCCAAGTCTTCCCTGCGTCCAGGGCAACAGAGGTCCCCATGCTCTCTCCTGCTTCGGGAAGGGGTGGAGGCTCCAGGGTCCTGGGCCTGACATTGTGAGAAACCAGGAGGACGAGCCACAGCAGAGAGTCTGAGGGGCCAAGCAAGCCAGATGGCAGCAGGTAGGGGTAGTGAGGTAGAGAATGGGTTAGATGGTACATTGACCTTGACTCTCCTGTCAGTCTCCACAAGATCAGAGGCCTTGGCCCTGGATCAACAACTGGCTCTTCTGTGTAACTGTTTCTGTGGGgggttttgcatttttatgggTTTTAAAGGAAGGGTAGATATGCCCTGGAGTCTTGGCTGTGTGTGGGGTGGGCCGGATGGGGATGTTGGCCGGAGAGGGTGGGAAGCAGAGAGACCTGACCCAGTGGTAGGTCTGCATTTCCCCCAGTCCTAGAACTGAGACCCCTGCTTGGTGGGGCCACCAGGCAGGCTCTTGAGGGGGCTCTTTTCCATGTGAGATCTGTGAGTCTCAGGGGAAATTAAACCCAGATTTGCTATCGCAGTGAGGAATGACATGAGTTGGGGAGAAAGCTGTCTCCACTTCTATGTGGAACTCAGAGCTCTCTGTCTCTTGCGACTTAGGAACTAGGGGACAAAGGCCAGTACCCTTAGTGACACCACTGGCTCTCTCAGACGGGTGTGTGGAGTGGTACAACTCCAAGCGGACGTAGGGGAAACAGTTACTAAATTTAGGAAGGAAAGTCGACCCAGGAGAGGAGAACAGGGGAACCTTCCGGTGAAGCGGCTGTGAGGTGACCCCTGCCCACGAACACAGCCCTGGGGCCCCCGATGCCCCGCGTGGCACACGGCAGCGGGCTGGAGACGCGTGGAGCATCTGGGCAGGCGCTGTGCAGCGTCTGTGGCGGAGCCTCCACGGAGCACCTCTGCAGCCCCCGAGTGCCTTCGGAGCACCTGCGCAGCGTCTGAGGAGCGGGTGGGTAAGACGCGGTGAAGCGGCCGCTGTCCGCCAGCTTGAGCACACCTGCTCCGGCCCACCTGCTGCCTACCTCGCTCTCCAAGCAGCCGGGTCAGAGAACGTCCACACGTGAGCTAGAGAGGAGTGTAAATGTGGGTGAGTGAAGTCTAGACTCACGGGGAACAGCTTCACTTGACTGCCCGCAGTCTAGGAGTGAATGTGGGTGGGTTTGTCCGCAAGCACAAGGACACAATCTCTGCACTCGTGGGGAGGGGTCTGAAAGCCCCTTCGTGAAAGTCTGGTGTAGGTGGGAAATGACAGGATGGGTGAGGGCCAGCACAACAGACCTGTCCATGAGTTTAGCACTTGCTTGTGCAGAGATGGGACCCTCATGCATCAAGGAACACCTGAGTAAAGAGCTATTCCCTTTTTTTGTCCTCTGCTCAATCTTGGCATCTTCACAGAATGGAGGCCACTCCCTAAATCAGGCCAATGGACTTCATCCAACTCCCTCACCAGGGAGGAAGGACTTGCACCTACTTGGACATAATTTAGCAAAAACCAACCTTTCACAACAGCCAAGTGTAAACGCAAATCTATTGTTGAGTAGGAGTAATCTCATAGGAAGTTGCCTTTCTGAAAATTCAAATCTTTTTGTAAAATTATGTGGAAAGAAGActttgccaacagacacatgagaaagtgctccacatcgctcggcatcagggaaatccaaatcaaagcctcaatgagataccacctcacaccagtcagaatggcgaaaatgaacaagtcaggaaaggacagatgttggcggggatg
Proteins encoded in this window:
- the LOC113929401 gene encoding peroxiredoxin-1-like — encoded protein: MSSGNAKIGHPAPNFIATAVMPDGQFKDLSLSDYKGKYIVFFFYPLDFTFVCPTEIIAFSDRAEEFKKLNCQVIGASVDSHFCHLAWINTPKNQGGLGPLNIPLVSDPKRTIAQDYGVLKADEGISFRGLFIIDDKGILRQITVNDLPVGRSVDETRRLVQAFQFTDKHGELCPAGWKPGSDTIKPDVQKSKEYFSKQK